The following are encoded together in the Acanthochromis polyacanthus isolate Apoly-LR-REF ecotype Palm Island chromosome 14, KAUST_Apoly_ChrSc, whole genome shotgun sequence genome:
- the gja3 gene encoding LOW QUALITY PROTEIN: gap junction alpha-3 protein (The sequence of the model RefSeq protein was modified relative to this genomic sequence to represent the inferred CDS: inserted 2 bases in 1 codon) — MGDWSFLGRLLENAQEHSTVIGKVWLTVLFIFRILVLGAAAEEVWGDEQSDFTCNTQQPGCENVCYDEAFPISHIRFWVLQIIFVSTPTLIYLGHVLHIVRMEEKRKEKEEEMRQSKXRFQEEKELLYRNGGDAGGGGGKKEKPPIRDEHGKIRIRGALLRTYVFNIIFKTLFEVGFILGQYFLYGFQLRPLYKCARWPCPNTVDCFISRPTEKTIFIIFMLVVACVSLLLNLLEIYHLGWKKVKQGMTNEFAPDHESLRHVDNAEPECLASASRTAPSSLSYPPNYTDVTAGSGAFLPPLGPSAVPSAAEFKMDDLQQEESLRQASPSAHYYISTNNNHRLATQQNWANLATEQQTREMKATSPSPSSSSSNDNDQQQQPVDAALPLPTSDTISNITNSTANAASADSSPGAASNADSWGGGGKSKQEEGNITTTTVEMHEPPVMVSTDPRRLSRASKSSSIRARPSDLAV; from the exons ATGGGTGACTGGAGCTTTCTGGGGCGGCTGCTGGAGAACGCTCAGGAGCACTCGACGGTCATCGGCAAAGTCTGGCTGACTGTCCTCTTCATCTTCAGGATCCTGGTGCTGGGGGCGGCGGCCGAAGAGGTCTGGGGCGACGAGCAGTCCGACTTCACCTGTAACACCCAACAGCCCGGTTGCGAGAACGTCTGCTACGATGAGGCCTTCCCCATCTCGCACATCCGCTTCTGGGTGCTGCAGATCATCTTCGTGTCCACGCCGACCCTCATCTACCTGGGCCACGTGCTGCATATTGTCCGCATGGAGGAGAAGcggaaagagaaggaggaggagatgcgCCAAAGCAA TAGATTCCAGGAGGAGAAAGAACTCCTTTATAGAAACGGTGGCGacgcaggaggaggaggcggtaAGAAGGAGAAGCCGCCAATCAGGGACGAACATGGTAAAATCCGTATCAGAGGGGCATTGCTGCGTACCTATGTGttcaacattattttcaagACCCTGTTTGAAGTGGGATTCATTTTGGGCCAATATTTCCTCTATGGCTTCCAGCTGAGGCCCCTGTACAAGTGTGCACGTTGGCCCTGCCCCAACACTGTTGACTGCTTCATATCCAGGCCCACTGAAAAgactatttttattatatttatgctTGTGGTGGCTTGCGTGTCTCTTTTGCTGAATTTGTTAGAGATCTATCACCTTGGATGGAAGAAAGTTAAACAGGGCATGACGAACGAGTTTGCCCCTGACCATGAGTCACTGCGCCACGTCGACAATGCAGAGCCCGAGTGTTTGGCCTCGGCCTCCAGAACTGCCCCCTCCAGCCTCAGCTACCCCCCCAACTACACGGATGTGACGGCGGGCAGCGGGGCGTTCCTGCCGCCCCTGGGGCCTTCAGCCGTGCCCTCAGCGGCGGAGTTCAAGATGGACgatctgcagcaggaggagtCCCTTCGCCAGGCCTCGCCCTCCGCCCACTACTACAtcagcaccaacaacaaccaccgGCTGGCCACGCAGCAGAACTGGGCCAACCTGGCCACCGAGCAGCAGACTCGGGAGATGAAGGCCACCTCCCCCTccccatcctcctcttcctccaacGACAatgaccagcagcagcagcccgtCGACGCTGCGCTGCCGCTTCCCACCAGCGACACCATCAGCAACATCACCAACTCAACCGCCAACGCTGCCTCCGCCGACAGCAGCCCGGGCGCCGCCTCCAACGCAGACAgctggggaggaggagggaagagcAAGCAGGAGGAAGGAaacatcaccaccaccacagtgGAGATGCACGAGCCTCCGGTCATGGTCAGCACAGACCCTCGGCGGCTCAGTCGGGCCAGcaagagcagcagcatcagggCCCGGCCGAGCGACCTGGCTGTCTAA
- the gjb8 gene encoding LOW QUALITY PROTEIN: gap junction protein beta 8 (The sequence of the model RefSeq protein was modified relative to this genomic sequence to represent the inferred CDS: inserted 2 bases in 1 codon), translating to MSWGALYAQLGGVNKHSTSLGKIWLSVLFIFRITILVLAAESVWGDEQSDFTCNTQQPGCKNVCYDHFFPVSHIRLWCLQLIFVSTPALLVAMHVAYRKRGDKRTMLASNGTEKMTDTDLETLKKRRLPITGPLWWTYTCSLFFRLIFEGGFMYALYFVYDGFQMPRLVKCEQWPCPNKVDCFISRPTEKTVFTIFMVSSSAICMVLNVAELGYLIAKALLRCSSRXSNKRKHVYTESVTRDNKKNEMLLSSSTDTSSNKTMC from the exons ATGAGTTGGGGGGCTCTCTACGCCCAGCTGGGCGGCGTCAACAAACACTCCACCAGTCTGGGGAAGATCTGGCTTTCTGTCCTGTTCATCTTTCGGATCACCATCCTGGTTCTGGCTGCTGAGAGCGTCTGGGGTGACGAGCAGTCCGACTTCACTTGCAACACGCAGCAGCCCGGATGCAAAAACGTCTGCTATGACCACTTTTTCCCCGTATCGCACATCCGTCTCTGGTGTTTGCAGCTCATCTTTGTATCGACGCCGGCCCTGTTGGTAGCCATGCACGTCGCCTACAGAAAACGCGGCGATAAGAGGACCATGCTGGCCTCCAATGGTACTGAGAAGATGACAGACACGGACCTGGAGACACTGAAGAAAAGGCGTCTGCCCATCACAGGTCCACTGTGGTGGACCTACACCTGCAGCTTGTTCTTCAGGCTCATCTTTGAAGGCGGCTTCATGTACGCCCTCTACTTTGTCTATGATGGCTTCCAGATGCCCCGACTGGTCAAATGCGAGCAGTGGCCCTGCCCCAACAAGGTGGACTGCTTCATCTCCAGGCCGACAGAGAAGACGGTCTTCACCATCTTCATGGTGTCGTCGTCGGCCATCTGCATGGTGCTGAACGTGGCCGAGCTGGGATACCTCATCGCCAAGGCGCTCTTGAGGTGCTCGTCCAG ATCGAACAAGAGGAAACACGTCTACACAGAAAGCGTGACGAGGGATAACAAGAAGAACGAGATGCTGCTGTCGTCCTCCACAGATACATCCAGTAACAAGACGATGTGCTGA